Genomic segment of Catharus ustulatus isolate bCatUst1 chromosome 3, bCatUst1.pri.v2, whole genome shotgun sequence:
AAGGAAGATTATGTCAAACCTTATTTACAGCTTGGTCTGCAACTGCCAAAGAATACAAGCAATAGGAGTAGGTGAAAAATGCAAGTGCTTGGATAGACCCTGTAAGAGATTATTTGGCTGTTTGAGCCAAACCCACTAGGACTTTCTGTGCCTGTGTAAAACCTCTGCAAAGCCTCATGTTGCACATAAGGGAGCTTCAGCTTTGCTTCCAACTTTATGGAGTAGCCCTGAGTGCTTCTCAAGGAGTCAGGGGGACATCTGGCTCCCTCAGAGTGAAATGCAAAGTGAGGTTTGAACCAcacctctctcctctgctcagtctcaccctcctcttccctccatCTCCAGTCCTACTCAGTTTTTGAAAGAATAAACTCAGGCTTTAAAAGAATAAACCCAGCTTTACAAAGAAACTTCTTCCTAGACGGAAGCTACCTTCTCAGAGGCACCTTCCTCAGGCAGGTGAAGTCTTGGGTAGGGGCAGGGAGAATATGCTTGCAGAACTAGTCTGAAGCATGGATTTTCCCGAGCTGGGAAAGGTGAgccattttcctttcagtacAGCAgatgagctgagctgcagagcaaggTTAGGGGCAGCCATTGCCTAAAATTTTACGTTTCTCCAAAATTAAACAGCCTGTCACCTCTGTGGACTGTTGCTCAAGGACTCCTCTACAGCAGTCAAAGTGAAAGCATACCCTATGCACCCCCCACTTCCAAGGTCTTCCTCATGGGAAGCCTGGAAGTCTTTTGCATGAGACAGcctgagcagccacaggaggATCCTTGCAGACCTGGACACTAATTCTAGAAGCTTTAGGCATCTGTATGGGAAATACAGATTTCCCATGAAAGAAAGCTGCATGTGAAGGATCCTGGACAGAGgctagaaaaaaaacccaacaaaacaaaacaaaacaaaccctcacaaaaagagagaacaagTAACACAGACAAAGAGTAAATGCAGGAAGAAGCACACTAAAAGACCTCTTTCTCTATGTGACACCAAGAATGGAAGGGGATCCCAATGGAGACCAAAAGGGGGGAGGGAAGGACTGAATGCATATTTTGTGGAGACAGAAGGCAGGAGAAACAagggtttgttttgttactgttagagcacaaaaaaaaaaaactaatcaAGGTTTGCTTCATTCAGCATCAGCCTGCTAACTGATGAATATCCATATAGCACAAAAAAAGAGCTCCAATACTTCTCCAGAAAGCCTTGACAAAAGAGCTAGCTCACTCAGGATCACTGCAAATGATGAAATGGATGCAACCTTGGAAAAAGTTTTTGAGTTATCAGCACAGatctggatttaaaaaataagcattGCGGCCAACAGGCTAAACTCATTGGAAAATCTGTGTGCTGAACTTTGAAGTGCTGTTTACAGCTGCTGATAATCTGGTCCTAGGAGACAGAAAAGCCATCAGCAAAAGGCTACCGCTGGGGCAGTATGAAATTTAGCCAAAAAGTCTGCTTTTTCCATGAGTGGAGCTAATGCCGGAAAAGTTTAAAGAGGCCTTATCACCTTCATCTCTGCCTCATGTGTGAAAACGAGTAATGACCTTCCACCTGCCCACAGCATAGGCAGACTCACTCTTTCTTTGGTTTTACAATAGTGTTTTCCTAGTTTTTGtacttgtttttctctcctctgttgTGGGAAAGACCCACGTGGACAAAAGGGGAAATTACTGGACAATAAAGGGGAAACAATGACACTGACAGCAGTCAGACCTGTAAAAAGCACAAAgtaaacacaaaggaaaaatattttttcccttctaccCTTGTTTGTCAAGTCATTAGAGGTGTGACTTATTTTCGGCCAAAGAGGGGAGAAGGCAATGTTTACAGCTGGTAATAGCACTTGCTTTTTCAGACTGTGTCCCCTTGAAAAGTCGTAACCTGAAACGAGTATGCTGAGATCCTACACAGGGAAGCACCTCTGCATACTGCTCTCCAATCACAACACTGCTGTGACGCTAACCTAAGGGTTTGCTAGAAGGCTGGTAAAGCAATCTTGGAGTTCAGCATGAGCCAGCCTCTTTGGGACTGCTAAATCATGCTCAACACcttaaaaatgctttgagaTATCTGCACCATTCCTGCTGTCCAGGGAAATCAGAAGTTCAGAGAGAGCAGAATCACAAGCCTGACAGTTAACAGCACCTGGACTCTCTACTGTAGTCTAAATAAAGCAGAACTAAGACTAAATTATGTGCAATTAAAAGGCATTTGAGGGCTTTTGCTTCCAGGTCTTCATTAACCTAACAGGAAGCTGAATTAACTTCTAGTACCCCAAGAATTGAGACGAGCCTTTTGAACACTCAGAAGTCATCAGATCCTAGTGAGAATCCTTACTCCCCACTGCATTCTTCCCACTTCAGcagtttaattttcatttcctagGTGCATAACCTGTCATAGGGAATACTCTTGCACCACAAGATTTTTCAAGCTCTAACCACTTCTCATAACTACTGTCATGAATCTTGCTTCCCTTCTCCCATCTTAGAGGACTTAGACCCTTAGATATCTGACTGGCAAGCTTCTAGGTTCTAATTGAGCCAGAGGTTGGTTGACGCACTTGCCACTTTCCTCAATTCAGATGCACGTAACAGTTTCATGGAAACATGCAGCCAAAGTCTTAAGGCAGGTTACCCACATGTTCTGAAGCCTAATCCATAGCTTGAGGAGCCCCTCTGGGGCCATCAGCCATCATGGCACATCACCATAGAGCTGCACACTTCAGGATTTTGGCTGCTGAAGTAGAGGAATCTCATCAAGCAAGAGATTATCAGccagctgaagaaaaaactACTCAGGGAACAGCTACAAGCCAAAAGGCTCTCTGGGATGAGTTACGTATGGTGCAAGCTCAGTTTGAACTACATTCCCTTGTTATAGTACTCCCTTACAcagtaagaaataaatttttatctCTTCCTCAGACCTGCAAGGAAAACCCAACTATGACTACAGTGCATATGGATCATGGTACTCCAAGTCACAAAGTAATACACCTGATGTGGGAAGCAAGTGTGCCCTGCTATCCCCATGGTTGTGTTACTGCACAGTGACCATGCTTGCGAGACAAGGATCCTAACAGAGGGAATGGAAAGGCAATGCAAATGAAGCCTTTAGGAAACAAAAGctgctagagaaaaaaaaggcagatggaaaaaacagaacaagatGCCTACACAGTTTGTGAGAGAAGAGTGGCAAGAACAGGAAGGCCAAGAGGAAGAACACTGTTCCCCTTGCTTGCTTACTTAATTGCCTTTTTAATCTGCTGGAGTTCTGCTTTTGATCAAGATGCACAATGAAACCAAGCATATATATCCCATCCACCAGAGTCTAATAATATCCACAACCcatctctcctctcccagcttcTATTTAAGAGATTCCTCtcagtgcagcagtgcaggaatcATGTTTGAAAAACAGTAAATATCAGAGCATCATACAGAGAATAACAAAGCAGTGGCTGTTTGCTTTCATTAATCAAAGCTGCTCTCTCCACATATACAAAGCTTGTTTTCTCTGGGGAACAAAGAAGTCACAGCACACTAGGAGGAAACAATAGAgtaaggaaaaacaacaacagctgGCAGAAgcaaagtgttttctttcctgttggAAGAGTAAAGCCTCCTGTTTTtgcctttggatttttttttttaacttttccccTCAAACAGCAATAAACTGCAACTTGGCTTACCCTAAGTCCtggaagagggaggaggagaagcaaCATATTTTGATGAGAAAAAGCTATCTGGGAGGAGGAAGCTCCTACCCCACCCCAGCACCAATTCACCATGTCACAGTGTGCAAAGGTGACACTCTCCACTGCAGCAACAGCTATAGCCTTACAGGGGAACTGGTAGCTCTGGCACAGAAAGCAATCTCTGAAGGCGCTGATGGAATTCCAACAGGGACTCTCTGAAGAGCCTCCTGAGTTCGCTCTTGCCAGGAAGAAGTTCACTGCACTCTTAATGCACTGACAGAAAACACCATCCTCTTTGCAGTGAGGAGTGTGAAGAAGAAGCTGACATCTTGAAGAGATTAAATTCCCAGCAAAAGGCTCTTTCAATTTGTCCATCTCTTTACATTAGCTAGTCCAGGACTGACCCCACTGTAGAAATcgtaattcttaaaaaaaaaccccacaaattatttttgcatgaaTGCACCTAGTCACCAGCTAATGCTCATAACAAGGTATTACCCTACCATAGGGGAGACACTCTGGAGAATGCTACTGTAAGAAATCATCAATAAACCTTTGTGAAGCAGCAGCATTCAGTTTTAGATGCTGATAATTTGAATGGTGTTAACCAGCAACAGATCTGCATCAGTGATCCTCAAAGACCTGGATTCAATACAGAAAGCTTTTCCCTCATCAGGCTTGTTAAAGTTGTTTGAAACATTAAAGGAGAAAAGCCATTAAGTCAGATTCCCAAGAGCCTTTCTCAGGGACCTTTGCTTCCAAACCCGTGAATCGCTAGCAGCATCTAGTGGTCGCAATAAATCAGACAGATTTTCAGGTTGACTGTGGCATGAAATACAGGTAAACCAGTTCTAAATAATGGATTTTAGCTTATTTACATGATGACCTTGAATTACAGCAACACCAGCATTACAGAGATTCTCTCAGACACTCATATTGTACTTGGCTAATACTGTAAGCCATGGAACTCCCTGCCTGCATCAATGTGGATTCATCTTCAAGGACAAAACAGGTAGACTCTGCCATAATCACAGCCTCTGCTACAGTGATCTGAGCGCAGTAGCAAGAACCTACATTTCCACAAGGCTGGAATGCAGCAAGAAGTTCCCAGAAACAGCATGCCAAGTTCACGTGGCATGCAGGAGCATAACCCGGGAGACTTGTGCTCACACAGCCTTTACACAGCAAGAGAGAGTACTACGAGCTGCTCTACCAGGACAGAGGGAGGAACAGAACAAAAGTCACAGCAACAAAGATCAGTTCCTCCCACCTACTCCTGCTCTGACAGCTCCTCAAAGGGCAGAATGCATGTTACAGCTGGGACAactacaaaatataaaatagattaaaataaaaaaagatgaagacAGAAATCCCCACGGATTCACAGCTACCGTAGCCATTGCTTTTTACTGTCAAGGAAAAGAAACTAAAGCAAACAGAACATACAGATACTTTTATTGCTCACCTTTTATACAACAGCACACCTTCAGccattttctttcacagcttTTTGACAATGTTTAtgtacacaaaaaaaacccagcaagaaGCATTATGTGGctttcagtaaagaaaaaaacccaaacattagAACACCAAACTCAgccaggttttgttttctgcagcaatAATAAAAGGGCTTCCTCCAGGCAGGAACTAATCTTCCCAGGCCGTAGTGCATTTCTTTAAATAGACAACCCCCAAAACAAATTGCCCTAGATTTGCTGAGACAGTGGTACTAACTcgcaaataaaataaacttcagtTTGTCATTTCGTCTAGCTGATTTCAAGTAAAAATTAGGTTTGGAGGAGGAGCAACTTGTTTTGGATGGATGCAGGTCAGTTTGAATTGCTACACCTAACTACAGGCCTACACACACTATCGGTTCACAATTTAGCTTAGTTTGAAATGATCTTTGCAGATTTTGGCGGCGGTCAGTCTTCGGAGTTGAGCGGGTAGGAAAACGTTGTTTAGCGGGAGATAAGGCTACTGAACATGGCGTCCACAGTAGAGCTCAGATAACACAAAACCCTGTTTGTCAGAGGAGTTCCCTGTGCGCACACACGCGCTGTAACATCACCGTGACTGAAACAAGAGGTCAGCAAACCCAAAAGAACACTCTGGACCGGTTTAGAATGTGAAACTCAACAATaatttgggggagaaaatgcaaaagttCTACTGTGTACTGTAATAGACAAATTTGACAGGTCTTGGTATTTCTCCAAATCAAAATAGAAGGCAAACACAGCAGGCACATTTAGAACAAAAGTGTTTTTAGCAGAGGGAACCAGTCCAACATCCAAAAAGCATGGCTATTAGTTATGTTTAGGGTGCAGGGGGTAGTGACAATGTCTTTCATTCAGACAGGTAGAGGTGGGTGGGTAGGTCTACACAAAGTTGTGCTTTGCTCTATGCAAAACATCCCACCCAAAGAGATTCTACCTATTGTGTACAAACCTGTACTAATTCAAGCAGCATTTAATTCAGGCCTCTAAAACCAGGTTTCTATTATGTGAGCTCTGCTGAAGTGTAAATTTTGAGCAGCCTCAGCTGGTGAAGTGTCTTCCTTGTCCAAAGCCAGACTGATTATACTGATAACCTCcatgctggaagtgctgctcaAACTGCCCTCCTTGATTAAAGTTCTGTCCACCTCTGCCCCCCCAGCCGCCTCCTTGACCTCCTCGGCCACCACGACCACCACGgccacccctccctcctccacGCCCACCCCCTCGATCACTGTGGGAGCCACCATCTTGGTATCTGTTGTCTTGCTGgtaaccaccaccaccaccccctTGGTAGCCACTTCCAGAATAAGAAGACGACTGGTAGCCACCATAGCCTCCTCCTTGGtagccaccaccaccaccaccatggTAGCCACCTGTTTGAAAACCTGCATCTCTGTAGTTGCTCTCCCTGTAACCACCATCCTGGTAGCCACCACTTCCACCATCTGTCCAGCCTCCTTGAAGCttgtttcctcttcctcctcctctgccaccaTGATCATAACCACCACGTCCTCCTCGTCCCCCTCGATCATGGCTTCCTTGTTCATGACCTCCTCGCCCTCCATATGAGTCAtagcctcctcttcctcctcggTCGTGACCCCCATGGTCGTAACCTCCCCGCCCTCCATAGGAAGAGTCGTAGccacctcttcctcctctgccaccgCCTTGCTGCGAGCCACCCTCTGGTCTTTTCTGCCATGGTGGCATCTCAGGAGGCGGAGGTTCAATTTCATTGGGCCTTCCTCCTCTGTCAGGCACTCTGCCCATTAGCACCTGCAAAGGGAAAGGGAACACTGCATAGGAATTGACACACCTCACACAAGAGTCACATTTACTGACACACACAACTGACAGCACCCACTCCAAGTTTTTACATCCAAAGGCAAATTTTGTCTATTTGAATGTGAGAGACCTCTGCCTCTAGTTAATAAAAGTTAAACAGGGATTATCTAGTAGTTGAAGCACTGCTAGCAAGACAAGTCAGGAGACCTGTGCTTTGTGTTCAAACAGCAGGCACCACCATGGGCAGCATCAACAGTCTCACTTTAACTATTAGTGCAGAGTGCTGAACTCAAATAAGCTCAAGTACAATGCAACACAATCTCTCTCAGCTAGTGCTCTGAGTTGCTGTAGAAGCCATTGACTTGgtaaataaagggaaaaaaattctattttttctattgAGGATATGTAGAAACTTAACAACAGACAGGTACAAGAAGCACTGATCAGAGTGGAACAAGTCTCTAGAGGTCTTTAGCTGTCTAAGGATGGTGCGACCTTAAAAACCTAGCAAGGCAAAAAAACAGGATAGGACATTTGTACTGCTTgaagttttaaaacaatataaCAAAGGAACTTCATGGAAAGACGTTACTTTGCTATTTTATGATACTGTCTTGGAAAACATTTAATGTTGGTAATGGAGGTAAGCTAACAGATTATGcatcagcagcagggcagtACTGCATTCCTACTAAAACATGCATACAGTCTGACGACAGAGTCAACCTGTCTTACTACTTAATTTCTTACACATCAACAACACTAAAAGGTGCAGAAATTACTTGGGTTAAATGGGCTGGGGACAAATCAGCACACCATTACTATCTCTTAAATCAATTAGAACTTTACCTGAGGTACAGTAGGTACtcaaaaggcagcagagcatGCACCTGTCCCCATAATTTCAAGCACCAAGTATGCTGCTGTACAAAGCTACTGAGCCGCAAGTTCAGTACATATACTTTCATGAGCCTATTACTCTTGTAAAATCATAATTTTTGAAACAAGGTAAATTGTTTAGTCTAAAGTCATGTTTCTTCTATGTCATTATTAGAACTAGACACTTGACTGTAATCTATTTGTGTACGCAGGGCAATGAAATTTGTGGGATCCTTGCCTTGTGATCTTAGTACATTCTATTTACACAGACCAGAAACAGTTACTATGTAGGTGCTATTTTAGACAGGGTGACAGAATCAGGCAGAGTAGGGTAATGGCTTCAGTAATTCTGGTAAAACAAAGCAGGCCAACTCCCACTGAAAGTAATCCAAGGTATTTCAGCAATTTTTACTGCCCCAAAGAAAAGACACTGTGAATCTCAACAGCTGAAACTGCACTATCCATAATCCACTGATGCATTATCTGGAATACATAAACACCAAGTTTCTTATCCTTTCTTTCCAAATTCCACTTGTAATCCTGAAAAAAAGTAGGATTTATTACTACATTAAGGTTACTTAATATTCCTAAAAGAACAAGCCATTTGTCACCAAAGGTACCTTATTAATGGCACATGCAGTCTTCTCTCGTATGGACCCGCTGCTCGTTCTCATAATCTTTGACAGATCTTGCCGAGCTGCCAAGAGATTTGCAATTGATATAGTGCACTTAGTAGATAAGAGGGCACGTTTTGGCTGGTAGACTTTAGCCAGTTTTTCTGTTTGACTCTgttgaagcaaagaaaaatgaaacccaGTCAGTTAAAGCAATGGGACATCTCATCAAAAGAATGAAACCAGCACTGCATAACAAGCCACTActacaaacacaacaaaaagatAATATAAAATTACTGAGAATCACTTTATAACTGAGGATTACTTCAATAAAACTAGCATTTGTCATATTAATTTCTTAAGTAAATAGGAAACACAGTTCTGACTGAAAAAGACACCAATGAGCTGacaattttaataatatataCATGTATTACTTCCAGGCAGTCAAACACAGAATAGAAGTGTGCCATGTAGTTAAATTAATTACTGCTAGAATCCAGAAGATACTGAAAGGGAAACACATCTGTGTTTAGCCTCCAGACCTCCTTCTGTGCCTTCATCCTGATGTGCACCCATTCCAGCTGGGCCAATATCACCCCATCTCCAACActtagcagcagaaaaaggtCCTGTTAGCTCTTTTCACTCTTCATTCCAGTCAGCTTCTTCACAAAGATAAAGCACCAATAGGGTGAAGAGCTAGAAAGGAGATTCTACACTCAACTTTGCCTTGTATGCAATGTCTCTTCCTCTACTGCCTTTCAGCTTTCAGTCCGGCTTTTTTGGAACACCTCAAAAGTTTTCCAGCTGAGACACAGAAGAAATCTGTGCTACCACATGAGCTACTACACAAGTTACATCTCTCCCAGTTATCAACAGAGTATAATGTGTGATGCAGTTAGGATAAACCAGACTGCCATCTGAATACAGATgatggcagtggggacaggcaAACCAGGTTTTCCAACTTATCTTAACAGTGCAAAAACTTAGgagtacattttaaaatcctaaaatctcattttccatcCAAAGGCAAAAAAGTGGAATATGACACTGGCTAAAGGTATTCACCAGAGTACTACTGTGTTTTTCCCTGGTAAGTTTGACTGAGCTCTGAGCACAGTATTTTGGGTCCTATGATACTTAGATTAAACTCgaaattttatctttaaaaaaatccctaataaTAGGGTTttgcaagggttttttttccctggtgttTCCTCTATCTGGAGAAGTGGTTATTTAGTCATACTATTGATATTCTAatacttttcaaataaaaaaagagaattagcATCTTGCTAAAAGTTACTGTTAAAAAAACTGTATTGTATGACTGAAATACTACAGCAACATTCTCCAAATTTGTACTGTTATACTTCTAAAAAATACTTGCATTTTAATAGATAAAAATGCATACACACaatttgtgggttttgtgaaaatattttgtgtagCTAGTAAAGTTCAAAAATATCTAAGAATTcctagaaaaaaaccaaaaccatacAGATAAAGGTGCCAAAGCTGTAACACAATTAGAAATCCCtggttttaaaacataattcacatttttgctcctttttattcactatgaaaatatttaaacagtCAGCTAGTTTCTCAGTTATCAACTAAAAAGCCTGAAGAATACAAGGTTTAATAGAGAGTGCACCAGCAGAAGTCCTACCCAGatgatgaaagaaaatgggaCAGGTCACAGTTTATTATTAAAGTATAGttgctttttgaaaaaacaCTTATCAAGAAAAACTACTTGATGTTCTCAACATTCTATGTGTCACAGTTTAGCGCTAGTAACTCAGTCTCAAACACTGTCAGCAGCATATTTAACACCATGTTAGCAGATCTGGCTTAgtcctggaaaataaattatatgtactattttttaaaatcctgcaaTTTTTGAGGCACAGGAAATATGGAAACCATGcaattatttctaaaagcagAATATGTATCACGTACTCAAGGGAAAATAGATCTCATGTCAAAGTCATTTGCACAGTTCAAAGACAAAAGAAGCACGTAAAGCATTACCCCGTCTATGAGGTAAGAACAAGTAGTGCCTTAGCAGCTTTTCTCACGTGCATCTGTGGAGCTGTGATTGCAGACACACTTTGAGTTAAGGAAATCTTATCGCTGTGGACAGCACAAAGTAAGATAAGGGATGGTCAACAGGAAGATGTTTTTCTACCATCACACAAGACACAGCACTTAATGGTTCATATTATGCTACTCTGAACACAGTTGGCTCAGTAATCTCTACTTTTTCCAGTGGCTTTGATGTGTAGTTACACACAGTCTGACTTCTCATTTTACAGACTGATTTAAAATCGaacaaatcagttttaaaaaatattaaaaattaaaatatttttaagcatcTTCCACGGTCATAAACTTCTTTAgaaactcaaaacaaaaccagacaattcctgtgatgaCTTTTGACTCATGAAAGACAAAACGATGCAGTTTTCCAGAGATACTTATCATAAAGGGTTACCATCAACCAGGACTTCACAGCAAGTTGTCCATACCTTAGCTCTATCTGACCAGCCGAAGGATTGCACAGTAACGTCCAAACGTTTGACTAACAGTTTTCTTCGGACTTCGTATTCATTGGCTATGGCTTGATTAATTGcttcaattttttcctgaaacaaaaaAGTGCAAGCATAATCTATAGTTTAAAGTGTTTCTACTTAATAAACTACGTGGATGGAATAGAGCATGACACAGATATGATGCAGGGCTTAAGACTGCAATTATCTACCTTGTCAAGTGGACCCAACAGCAAAGCTATGCCTGATattattttcctgaagttttcAAGGCTTATGTTCAGCCTTCTACCATTTCTAAGAGCACAAAAACTGCACACACTGCTGAGGCATTTCTCTACATCCTCCAGGACAGTGAAGCAAAGGTGAGAAGATACTACAGGTAACAAGCTGAAGCAAGGGCATATGTAACTCCTCAGAAACAGGACGCGCCTTCTTAAAAACAAGTAAGCTTAAGGACAAAGATAGAGCAAAGATAAAGGACTAAAAGTAAGTACAGTACTGTAAGAGGATCTTGATTAAAGCACAATCTGCATACAGGCAAAATAAGAAAGGGTTCCataggaaaaagagagaaacactTGGTAGAAGACAGTGGTTTAGTTAGAGCAGGGAAATAATAaatgcacagtaatttcacgattacaagccgcaccgagtataaaccgcacttctgggtgccagcaacttttcattctttgtccatacataagccacacctgattataagccgcatgttacaatacagagtgtgataaaaggtatctattctatcaccatctgttgagggtgggggcagtgatccttagctccacagcagatattctgctaatgggtcatgcattgaaaccaggcagggcattgttctttatcttttcacaacccatccttcctccagcgagtcattttctgctaatggcccattgagtcccactgtgggactgataaaattactgcatcccattggaagttgctccagccagggggaagagcccaacatttcttaccaagattaaacagaggttttgggacactaagggagcccctttcttcactggactccagaggaaaaccggatttctcctcatcaccactggacctctggagggaaactgcaccttctgcaggagcactgctccaactgaatcacatctgtcactgtaggaggatgcagccaccatttaatgggactgctaccaacaccctgcctgatggggtgtcaggttgtactctgactttgtcagggtttggagtttgtttctttgtagtactgtatttctattttaatttccctagaaaagaactgttatttctaattcccttatctttgcctgaaagtcccttgatttcaaaattataataatttggagggagggggtttacattctccatttcaaagagaagttactgcctttctcagcagacacctgtcctccaaactaaaacagcaactttttgttctttgtccgtatataagccgcacctgattataagcagcactttgggttcggaccaaaattttagtcaaaatggggcggcttataatcgtgaaattacttatttaAAGAGGCCTGGCTGGAGGTGCGGGCAGCGGGGTCCACTTTCAGTCCCAACAATACAAGCACTGAAGGAAGTAGACTGCTGGGAGAAGACGTGCTTCAGCCTTTTGCAGAAGAGACAAGAGAGACCTGAAGTCTTGCAACAGCAGCCATGGCTTTGAACTTGGTGCAGCAACAATGATTAATCCAGACACCACACTCCTAGTACAGCAGGTGAcaaatcccagctggagaagatgatggctgcacagcctgggtgTACAATgtctctcccagctccttcctgcatACTCACTGCCTCTTGGAGAGGCTAGGAAGGAAGCAGACTACTCCAAATGAGAAAAAGAGGGGGACATTATGAACAAACTCACAATTTAGCTAAAAAGAAGCCCCAGAAGCAGGCATGACACCATCTCAGCAGGACTAGGTCACACGGTGCTGGcaaagagcaggagaggaaggtTTAAGCTACTGCACAAGCATGATAGTCAGGACCACCTCATTCCTCAGATCTCTCATTTTGCAAAAATTTGGCCTGCACTTGACCTAGAGATTCATGAATCTAAGATCCTATCAGATGCTGTACATTTAGTACACCAACATATACATTATActgcaagaaattattttcttgtcttcagAAAGAGAAACACCATTTTGCAACACAGAATCAAGATCAATACTCTGTATACttgaaaaagggaaatgggcTCCAACACCTGCAACTACTCACCCAGTGAGCTGGTCCCAGTTGTTTCTTCAATAAAGGTTTTCCAACATGATTAGGTGGAACTTTTGCTAGAGTTTCCTTCAGCTGTTAGgacacatataaaaatataagcTTTGgctaaaaaaattagtttttcaagATTCAAATTAAAGGACAGGACTGTTGGGCAGTGAAAGGCATGACACAGCAACCTCCAATATCAAGTTATTTTCTCTGGAACAGAGT
This window contains:
- the FAM98A gene encoding protein FAM98A, which encodes MEFELLENDVLESLEDLGYKGPLLDDGALAQAVSHGASSPEFTKLCAWLVSELRLFCKLEENVQATNSPNEAEEFQLEMSGLLSEMNCPYASLTSGDVTKRLHNQKNCLLLLTYLISELEAARMLCVNAPPKKAQEGGGSEVFQELKGICIALGMSKPPANITMFQFFSGIEKKLKETLAKVPPNHVGKPLLKKQLGPAHWEKIEAINQAIANEYEVRRKLLVKRLDVTVQSFGWSDRAKSQTEKLAKVYQPKRALLSTKCTISIANLLAARQDLSKIMRTSSGSIREKTACAINKVLMGRVPDRGGRPNEIEPPPPEMPPWQKRPEGGSQQGGGRGGRGGYDSSYGGRGGYDHGGHDRGGRGGYDSYGGRGGHEQGSHDRGGRGGRGGYDHGGRGGGRGNKLQGGWTDGGSGGYQDGGYRESNYRDAGFQTGGYHGGGGGGYQGGGYGGYQSSSYSGSGYQGGGGGGYQQDNRYQDGGSHSDRGGGRGGGRGGRGGRGGRGGQGGGWGGRGGQNFNQGGQFEQHFQHGGYQYNQSGFGQGRHFTS